A window of Palaemon carinicauda isolate YSFRI2023 unplaced genomic scaffold, ASM3689809v2 scaffold567, whole genome shotgun sequence contains these coding sequences:
- the LOC137637173 gene encoding uncharacterized protein yields the protein MEFTITETNKGKKCIIYEGYKFRVDTTLSDGSFSWRCTNGKCKARVKTDCEIGSIVPVQLQHNHENDERKLERQQLRTAVKRKASDDMTARPAKIIRTELCKVTENNLQSGDLKCLAQSIYRERRKQYPVLPKNREEVHQALESINTTTSKGEEFVLENNPDTGIVILSCTTNLEFLVTSAEEIFIDGTFKSCPKYFYQLYSIHGLCNGHYIPLVYVLLPGKSEEIYRTMWKCLHDICVSKNLQLQPSVIHVDFEFPILTILKETFPDAIIKCCRFHLGQAWWRKIQNLGLSKEYKDKISDIGQWLKLSYGLHFIDPADIEDCFIEELMSCAPQKEKCTNYADYLVDNYVTPHSKFPPVLWAEVPSNDKRTNNAAESFHAHFNAQFYKAHPTIFIFMDVVKKLQATTYLKIRSTGMPAVPKKVDKEKCEYAITQFAKYKSQDINRRQYLQSMGCSFMARTDLM from the coding sequence ATGGAGTTCACCATTACAGAAACTAACAAGGGAAAGAAATGCATAATCTATGAAGGTTACAAGTTTAGAGTCGACACAACATTAAGTGATGGAAGTTTTTCATGGCGGTGCACAAATGGGAAGTGTAAAGCTCGAGTGAAAACAGACTGTGAAATAGGTAGCATTGTCCCTGTGCAGTTGCAGCACAATCATGAAAATGATGAGAGAAAGCTTGAACGACAACAACTACGTACTGCAGTGAAAAGAAAAGCAAGTGATGACATGACAGCAAGGCCGGCAAAAATAATTAGGACAGAACTTTGTAAAGTTACGGAAAACAATCTGCAGTCTGGTGATCTGAAATGTCTGGCACAATCAATATACCGTGAAAGAAGGAAGCAATATCCTGTTTTACCTAAAAATCGTGAGGAAGTTCATCAAGCGCTTGAATCCATTAATACCACCACCAGCAAAGGCGAAGAGTTCGTGTTGGAAAATAACCCAGACACAGGCATTGTTATCCTGTCATGTACAACAAATCTGGAATTTCTGGTAACTTCTGCTGAGGAGATTTTTATTGACGGGACCTTTAAGAGTTgcccaaaatatttttatcaactgtACTCTATCCATGGCCTATGTAATGGCCACTATATTCCTTTAGTATATGTTCTTTTACCAGGTAAATCGGAGGAGATTTACCGAACCATGTGGAAATGCTTACATGATATTTGTGTATCAAAAAATCTGCAACTGCAACCCTCTGTAATACACGTGGATTTTGAATTCCCCATACTCACTATCCTGAAAGAAACTTTTCCGGATGCAATAATCAAATGCTGTAGATTCCATTTAGGGCAGGCGTGGTGGAGGAAAATCCAAAACCTTGGCTTAAGTAAAGAATACAAAGACAAGATCAGTGACATAGGACAGTGGTTAAAGCTATCTTATGGTCTCCATTTCATTGATCCTGCTGATATTGAAGACTGCTTTATTGAGGAACTGATGTCATGCGCACCACAGAAAGAAAAATGTACTAATTATGCAGACTATCTCGTTGATAACTATGTCACACCTCATTCCAAGTTTCCACCAGTGCTTTGGGCTGAAGTACCCTCTAACGACAAACGCACAAACAATGCGGCTGAATCCTTTCATGCGCATTTCAACGCACAATTTTACAAAGCTCACCCAACCATCTTCATCTTCATGGATGTAGTCAAGAAGCTCCAAGCAACAACGTACTTGAAAATCAGAAGTACCGGCATGCCAGCTGTCCCAAAGAAAGTGGATAAAGAAAAGTGTGAATATGCCATAACTCAGTTCGCCAAGTACAAGTCGCAGGATATTAACCGACGTCAATATTTACAATCTATGGGTTGCAGTTTCATGGCAAGAACTGATTTGATGTGA